Proteins from a single region of Pseudopedobacter saltans DSM 12145:
- the lysA gene encoding diaminopimelate decarboxylase, whose product MGKMFNSAIVEKFVGKETPFYYYDMGLLQQTLKSCKDASSKYGFHVHFAVKSNFNKRVLSAIKEIGFGADCVSGGEVSRAIETGFTNNDIVFAGVGKSDAEINLALDNDIFCFNVESVHELEVINELAGKKGKKASVAIRVNPNVDAHTHHYITTGLDENKFGVNSWDLPKIVDTLKASENIKFLGVHFHVGSQITDMNVFKSLCVKVNEIQQWFEERGVTVKVLNVGGGLGVDYHHPDEHSVADFETYFKIFNDFLEVKPHQEVHFELGRALVAQSASLITKVLYLKHGIKKDFVVVDAGMTELMRPALYQAYHKIENISYLDDQTKATKPYDVVGPICESSDCFGKEVELVEASRGDLIALRTAGAYGEVMASFYNLRPGIRSVYSDEL is encoded by the coding sequence ATGGGAAAAATGTTTAATAGTGCAATCGTAGAGAAATTTGTAGGTAAGGAAACTCCATTCTATTACTACGATATGGGCTTGCTTCAACAAACCTTAAAATCATGTAAAGATGCTTCTTCGAAATATGGTTTTCATGTGCATTTCGCGGTAAAATCTAATTTCAATAAAAGAGTGCTTTCTGCAATTAAAGAAATTGGCTTTGGTGCAGATTGCGTATCTGGCGGAGAGGTAAGCAGGGCAATCGAAACAGGTTTTACAAACAATGATATCGTATTTGCTGGAGTAGGTAAGTCCGATGCAGAAATCAATTTGGCTCTGGATAACGATATTTTCTGTTTCAATGTAGAGTCTGTTCACGAACTGGAAGTGATCAACGAATTAGCCGGAAAAAAGGGAAAAAAAGCTTCTGTTGCCATTAGGGTTAATCCAAATGTTGATGCACATACACATCATTACATCACAACAGGTTTGGATGAGAATAAATTTGGTGTGAATTCATGGGACTTACCAAAGATAGTAGATACTTTAAAAGCTTCAGAAAATATTAAGTTCCTTGGGGTTCATTTTCATGTTGGTTCTCAGATTACAGACATGAATGTGTTTAAGAGCCTTTGTGTGAAAGTAAATGAGATTCAACAATGGTTCGAAGAAAGAGGTGTAACTGTTAAAGTATTGAATGTTGGTGGCGGTTTAGGTGTAGATTACCATCATCCGGATGAACATAGTGTTGCTGATTTCGAAACCTACTTCAAAATATTTAATGATTTTTTAGAAGTGAAACCTCATCAGGAAGTTCATTTCGAGTTAGGTAGAGCTTTGGTGGCACAAAGTGCCAGTTTAATTACAAAAGTACTTTACCTGAAACATGGTATCAAGAAAGATTTTGTAGTAGTAGATGCTGGTATGACAGAGTTAATGCGCCCTGCTTTATATCAGGCTTACCATAAAATAGAAAATATTTCTTACCTGGATGATCAGACAAAAGCGACAAAACCTTATGATGTAGTAGGTCCGATATGCGAATCATCAGATTGTTTTGGTAAAGAAGTGGAACTGGTAGAAGCCAGCAGAGGAGATTTAATTGC
- a CDS encoding aspartate kinase, with protein MKVLKFGGTSVGSPERMKKLLDIVNPSERQIIVLSAVSGTTNSLVEISQAYLANDKDKAAELIKALKDKYEIFIKELFAKDEFLAEGKELIDYHFDLLSSFSNDLFTAVEEKAVLAQGELISTTLYHIYLKEIGVKSVLLPALDFMKIDEDNEPVVDYITEKLTPLLVDDNNLFITQGYICRNSFGEIDNLRRGGSDYTASLIGAGIKADEVQIWTDIDGMHNNDPRIVKGTRPISHLTFDEAAELAYFGAKVLHPQCVFPAQRYKIPVRILNTMDPQAFGTLISSESSAEPIKSIAAKDGITAIKIQSSRMLLAYGFLRRVFEVFERYKTPIDMITTSEVAVSLTIDETKYLGEITRELNDFGIVEVDVNQTIICIVGDLGASTHGGAAKIFEALKHIPLRMISYGGSNHNVSLLIRGEDKIETLRSLHKGLFETN; from the coding sequence AATCATCGTATTGTCTGCTGTTTCTGGTACAACCAATAGTCTTGTCGAAATTTCGCAAGCTTATTTAGCTAATGATAAGGACAAGGCTGCTGAGTTAATTAAGGCGCTTAAGGATAAGTACGAGATTTTTATCAAAGAACTTTTTGCTAAGGATGAATTTCTGGCTGAAGGAAAAGAATTAATAGATTATCATTTTGATCTGTTATCTTCATTTTCAAATGATTTATTCACTGCGGTAGAAGAAAAAGCCGTTTTAGCACAAGGCGAGCTAATTTCTACTACTTTATACCATATCTATTTAAAAGAAATAGGTGTTAAATCTGTGTTGCTACCAGCTTTAGACTTCATGAAAATTGATGAAGACAATGAGCCTGTTGTAGATTATATTACAGAAAAATTAACACCATTGTTGGTTGATGATAACAATCTGTTTATTACTCAAGGCTACATTTGTAGAAATTCTTTTGGAGAAATAGACAATCTGAGAAGAGGAGGAAGTGATTACACTGCTTCTTTAATTGGAGCTGGAATTAAAGCAGACGAAGTTCAGATTTGGACAGATATTGACGGCATGCACAACAATGACCCTCGTATTGTAAAAGGTACGCGACCAATTTCTCATCTAACTTTTGATGAAGCTGCGGAGCTGGCCTATTTTGGTGCGAAAGTTTTGCATCCGCAATGTGTATTCCCTGCGCAACGTTATAAAATACCAGTTAGGATTTTAAATACAATGGATCCTCAGGCATTCGGAACTTTAATCAGTAGCGAAAGCTCTGCAGAGCCTATCAAATCTATTGCTGCAAAAGATGGTATTACAGCTATCAAAATTCAATCTAGCAGAATGCTGTTAGCTTATGGTTTCTTAAGAAGAGTTTTTGAAGTTTTCGAGCGTTATAAAACGCCGATTGATATGATTACAACTTCAGAGGTTGCGGTATCATTAACAATCGATGAAACTAAATATCTGGGAGAAATTACTCGTGAGCTGAATGATTTTGGTATTGTAGAAGTTGATGTTAACCAGACAATCATTTGTATTGTGGGCGATTTGGGTGCAAGCACTCATGGTGGGGCAGCAAAAATATTCGAAGCTTTAAAGCATATTCCTTTAAGAATGATTTCTTATGGAGGTAGCAATCATAACGTTTCTCTTTTAATCAGAGGCGAGGATAAAATAGAGACTTTGAGAAGTTTACATAAAGGTTTGTTTGAAACTAATTAA